One genomic window of Desulfuromonas sp. AOP6 includes the following:
- a CDS encoding DUF523 and DUF1722 domain-containing protein, with the protein MTEDKIRLGISSCLLGEKVRFDGGHKRDPFLTDSLGAYVEYVPVCPEVEVGLSIPREALRLVGDVEAPRLVFSKSGEDITERMQAWAAKKVRALEAEGLCGFIFKSKSPSSGMERVKVYDGNGVPSMKGVGVFARAFMEHFPLLPVEEEGRLHDPLLRENFIEAIFTFKRWRQMLTAGGGAGRLVAFHTAHKLQIMSHSVELYREMGRVVATAGRLSEQELFEGYLPLLAKAMRQKPTLAKHTNVLQHILGYFKKQLSADEKQEMLEIIDRYRRGEIPLIVPVTLLNHFVRKYDQPYLRDQVYLNPHPLELRLRNHA; encoded by the coding sequence ATGACAGAAGATAAAATTCGGCTGGGCATCAGTTCCTGTCTGCTCGGCGAAAAGGTGCGTTTTGACGGGGGGCACAAACGGGACCCCTTTCTGACCGATTCTCTCGGCGCCTATGTCGAGTATGTGCCGGTCTGTCCCGAGGTCGAGGTGGGACTGTCGATTCCACGGGAGGCCCTGCGGCTGGTGGGGGATGTCGAGGCGCCGCGGCTGGTCTTTTCGAAAAGCGGCGAAGATATCACCGAGCGCATGCAGGCCTGGGCGGCAAAAAAAGTGCGGGCGCTGGAGGCGGAGGGGCTGTGCGGGTTCATCTTCAAATCCAAGTCGCCGAGCAGCGGCATGGAGCGGGTCAAGGTCTACGACGGCAACGGTGTGCCCAGCATGAAAGGGGTGGGGGTTTTCGCCCGCGCCTTCATGGAGCATTTTCCGCTGCTGCCGGTGGAAGAGGAAGGTCGGCTGCACGATCCGCTGTTGCGGGAAAATTTTATCGAGGCGATCTTTACGTTCAAACGCTGGCGGCAGATGCTCACCGCCGGTGGCGGCGCCGGGCGGCTGGTGGCCTTTCACACCGCCCACAAGCTGCAGATCATGAGCCACAGCGTTGAACTCTATCGGGAGATGGGCAGGGTCGTGGCGACGGCAGGCCGCCTGAGTGAGCAGGAGCTTTTTGAAGGCTATCTGCCGCTGCTGGCCAAGGCCATGCGCCAGAAGCCGACGCTGGCCAAGCATACCAACGTCCTGCAGCACATCCTCGGCTATTTCAAGAAGCAGCTCAGTGCCGACGAGAAGCAGGAGATGCTGGAGATCATCGATCGCTACCGGCGGGGAGAAATCCCCCTGATCGTACCTGTCACCCTGCTCAACCATTTCGTGCGCAAATACGATCAGCCCTACCTGCGGGACCAGGTTTATCTCAACCCCCACCCGCTGGAACTGCGCCTGCGCAACCACGCCTGA
- a CDS encoding zinc ribbon domain-containing protein YjdM gives MSTLPECPQCHGTYTYEDGPLYVCPECAHEWPQDAGSETTEEKPVVRDAFGNELQDGDAVTIIKDLKVKGASSALKVGTRVKSIRLIDGDHNIDCRIDGFGAMQLKSEFVKKA, from the coding sequence ATGAGCACACTCCCCGAATGCCCCCAATGCCACGGCACCTACACCTATGAAGACGGCCCCCTCTACGTCTGTCCCGAATGCGCCCACGAATGGCCGCAGGACGCAGGGTCCGAGACGACGGAAGAGAAGCCTGTCGTGCGCGACGCCTTCGGTAACGAACTCCAGGACGGCGACGCCGTTACCATCATCAAAGACCTCAAAGTCAAAGGCGCTTCGTCGGCGCTCAAGGTCGGCACCCGCGTGAAGAGCATCCGCCTTATTGACGGGGATCACAACATCGACTGCCGGATCGACGGCTTCGGCGCCATGCAGCTCAAATCCGAATTCGTCAAGAAGGCTTAG
- a CDS encoding tetratricopeptide repeat protein yields the protein MKRRFGVWRTLLLMGLLAAGSLADGAWQKVSAEAISLAALAQRDELSREGQWLALLAAADEDMRQSPEAAEPVIYTLRALRMLGHLEPARSLAREKLTLFGERAEFWLEKAWVEVLAGDYQTGLADADRAAALRPDLAEAALLQGVIHREQENWRAAETAFARAEALGPNDPLVLLNRGRIAVEQGRWEAAIDLLSRSLALRADSAEASFHRGRAYAAKGDLAAASHDFTQAILQRPEVAAPYVARAEVLARGGMWARAADDADTALALGAKSLSAHLVTCRAAEALEAWPGLERRAKALVTAFPAEAQGYRFYSQALNNLGRTAAALQACDEAVRLAPDDDLLRLERATLQIAMQQYAAAVDDCTAVLRREPLALGYALRGLAWLRQHDLPRAEENAVNALTLDAAAATAHLVLAEVQLARSQNTQALASARRALHLAPQLSWAQVVHGQALLAMGQTAEALEAASQTIAQSPESAQAYALRVRCNVALGQKQAARNDLAVLVRLDPALGQQVRDAFLP from the coding sequence ATGAAAAGACGTTTCGGGGTGTGGCGGACCCTTTTATTGATGGGCTTGCTGGCGGCGGGATCCTTGGCGGATGGAGCCTGGCAGAAGGTTTCCGCCGAGGCAATCAGCCTCGCTGCGCTGGCGCAACGGGATGAGCTGAGCCGCGAGGGGCAGTGGCTGGCACTCTTGGCCGCGGCCGACGAAGATATGCGGCAGTCACCGGAGGCGGCTGAGCCCGTGATCTACACGCTGCGGGCTCTACGCATGCTGGGGCACCTGGAGCCGGCTCGAAGCCTGGCCCGAGAAAAGCTGACGTTGTTTGGTGAGCGGGCGGAGTTCTGGCTGGAAAAAGCCTGGGTCGAAGTCCTGGCGGGAGATTACCAGACAGGTCTCGCCGACGCCGACCGGGCCGCAGCCCTCAGACCGGATCTGGCTGAGGCGGCCTTGCTGCAAGGCGTCATCCACCGGGAACAGGAGAATTGGCGCGCCGCCGAAACGGCTTTTGCCCGGGCCGAAGCGCTAGGCCCCAACGATCCTCTCGTTCTCCTCAACCGAGGCCGTATCGCTGTCGAACAGGGCCGCTGGGAGGCGGCCATCGACCTGTTGAGCCGCAGCCTGGCTCTCCGGGCGGACAGCGCCGAGGCGTCCTTTCATCGCGGCCGGGCCTATGCGGCCAAAGGGGATCTGGCGGCGGCCAGTCACGACTTTACCCAGGCCATCCTGCAGCGTCCCGAGGTGGCGGCGCCCTATGTTGCCCGCGCGGAAGTTCTGGCCCGGGGGGGGATGTGGGCGCGGGCCGCTGACGATGCCGACACGGCCCTTGCCCTCGGTGCTAAAAGCCTGAGCGCCCACCTGGTCACCTGTCGCGCGGCCGAGGCCCTGGAGGCCTGGCCCGGCCTGGAGCGGCGGGCCAAGGCTCTGGTCACCGCATTTCCGGCCGAGGCGCAGGGCTATCGCTTTTACTCCCAGGCGTTGAATAATCTGGGAAGAACGGCCGCAGCGCTGCAGGCCTGCGATGAGGCGGTGCGCCTGGCGCCCGATGACGATCTGTTGCGGCTTGAACGGGCTACCCTGCAGATCGCCATGCAGCAGTATGCGGCTGCCGTGGACGATTGCACCGCCGTGCTGCGCCGGGAGCCGCTGGCCCTCGGCTATGCCCTGCGCGGCCTGGCCTGGTTGCGCCAGCACGATCTGCCCCGGGCCGAAGAAAACGCCGTCAACGCCCTGACTCTCGATGCTGCCGCCGCTACGGCCCATCTGGTGCTGGCCGAGGTGCAACTGGCCCGCAGTCAGAACACCCAGGCCCTGGCCTCGGCCCGACGGGCCCTGCACCTGGCGCCGCAGCTTTCCTGGGCCCAGGTGGTTCATGGCCAGGCCCTGCTGGCGATGGGACAGACGGCTGAGGCGCTGGAGGCGGCGAGTCAGACTATTGCCCAATCACCGGAGAGCGCCCAGGCCTATGCTCTGCGGGTGCGCTGCAACGTTGCCCTGGGCCAGAAACAGGCGGCCCGTAACGACCTGGCCGTACTGGTTCGCCTCGATCCTGCCCTTGGACAGCAGGTGCGGGACGCATTCCTTCCATAA